The following nucleotide sequence is from Nitrospira sp..
CGTAAGTTGTTGATATTGGTGCCCGAGACCGGAATCGAACCGGTACGGGCCTTTTGGGCCCGAGGGATTTTAAGTCCCTTGCGTCTGCCAATTTCGCCACTCGGGCAGCGAACGCACGCGGGGCGAAATCTAACATCGGGGTCCTGGGGGGTCAAGCCGCCGGAACGCCTTGACCGTCTCAGAACGCAAACGGCCTGTCCCCCGCGAGACAGGCCGATGCGTCGCACTTCTCCTGAGCCTATTGAGCCGAACGTGTTAGGCGGCTTGGCCCATCGGTTTCTGCTCATCCTTCTTGACCAAGGCCTTGCTCCGTTCCATCACGTTGGAGACCCCGGTCTTCACCGACCGGCCGAAACGCGTCGCCTGCACCTGGGCACGTTTGGCATACCGTGCCACATCGCGCCTCGTCTCGGCACCCGTCTTCGGTGCGAACAGCAGGCCCAAGGCCGCCCCCACGACCGCGCCGCCGCCGATGATCGCCGCAATCTTCGCTGCCTCACGCCCCTTGGTAGACATCGTGATTCCTCCCCTTTTGTGTAACAAGGTTAACTGTCCACTGTCCTCCGGCGAGAGCTATTCAGGAAGAGAGCATCAACCATGCCACATCGCGCTCATGAAAATGTGGCCAAAATATTTCGCTTTGCACGGCTGCATTAGTCGGGTCTCATAAACGGTGCTGTTTTGTGAACATTGTTTAGCGACAACCGTTTCAGAAAAGCGACAGCTGCGGGCTCTTCAACTGGACGCCTCACAGGATCGGCGAGTGCGCATAACCCAAGGCACCGCGCCTTGCAATGCCGGCCGCGCTCACATAAGATCGCGAAAATTTGTGGAGTCTCCCATGCTGTCTTGGTTCCGCACCATCCCCTATCCCGACATCGACCCCGTCTTTCTCCGGCTGGGGCCCCTGCAGTTCCGGTGGTACGGCCTGATGTATTTGATCGGCCTCACGCTGGCCTACTTCATCATCCTTGCGCGGGCGCGGGCGCAGAAGCTCCCGATGGATAAGGATCAGGTCTACGACATGATCGTCTACGCCGCGGTGGGAGTCTTCGCCGGGGGGCGGCTAGGCTACGTGTTGTTCTACAACCTGTCCTATTACCTGGAGAATCCGCTCAAGATCTTTGCGGTGTGGGAAGGCGGCATGTCGTTTCATGGCGGCTTGATCGGGACCATCATCGCCCTGGTACTCTTCGCCAGGCGGCAGGGTATCACCATTCTGACCATTGCCGACCTCGCTGCCGGTGTGACCCCGGTTGGTCTCGGGCTGGGGCGAATCGGCAACTTTATCAACGGCGAACTTTACGGCAGGCCCACCGACGTGGACTGGTGCATGGTCTTTCCCGCAGGCGGGCCGGCTTGCCGCCATCCCTCGCAACTCTATGAATCGCTCCTGGAAGGACTCCTGCTCTTCACCGTCCTCTGGCTGCTGACGCGTCGGCTGCCGCCGCCGGGCACGATCTTCGGGGCGTTTTTGGTGGGCTACGGCCTCTGCCGGATCGTAGTCGAGTTTTTCCGCGAGCCGGATGCGCAGATCGGCTTTCTGTTCGGCTCGATCTCGATGGGGCAGCTGCTGAGCCTGCCCATGATCGTGGCCGGGACGGTCATTCTGGCCGTCGCCTTTCAACGCAAGAAACCGTTCCGCAGCGAGACTGCTACCGGGGAGAGGCGTCCATGAAGGACTTCTTCTTGAGTTCGAGGTCTCCGTCATACTTTCGCAGCGGCGGGGCGTTCCAAATCACCTTATTTCCAGGAGCCAGGTTCGCCGCCGCGACATAGTGTTTGCGCGCTTCGACCTTGTCGCCCTGACGCTCCAGCACCAAGGCGAGATTGTAATGGGCTTCGGCCAACGCGGGATCGGCCTGAATGGTCGCCAGGTACACCCGCTTGGCTCCTTCCCAATCCGCTTGCGCGAAGAGTTGGTTGCCTTCCTCCAATTGCTGCCCGATCACCGCCGCGGTGCCCACCGGCGCACGCAGTGTCTGCACCTGGGAGGTCCGGCCTCCCGCACAGCCGACCGTCAAGGTCGCCGCAGCCACCATCCACACGAGAGCCTTCATCCTTCCTTCCTCCTCACGTGACCCATC
It contains:
- a CDS encoding YtxH domain-containing protein translates to MSTKGREAAKIAAIIGGGAVVGAALGLLFAPKTGAETRRDVARYAKRAQVQATRFGRSVKTGVSNVMERSKALVKKDEQKPMGQAA
- a CDS encoding prolipoprotein diacylglyceryl transferase codes for the protein MPYPDIDPVFLRLGPLQFRWYGLMYLIGLTLAYFIILARARAQKLPMDKDQVYDMIVYAAVGVFAGGRLGYVLFYNLSYYLENPLKIFAVWEGGMSFHGGLIGTIIALVLFARRQGITILTIADLAAGVTPVGLGLGRIGNFINGELYGRPTDVDWCMVFPAGGPACRHPSQLYESLLEGLLLFTVLWLLTRRLPPPGTIFGAFLVGYGLCRIVVEFFREPDAQIGFLFGSISMGQLLSLPMIVAGTVILAVAFQRKKPFRSETATGERRP
- a CDS encoding tetratricopeptide repeat protein, giving the protein MKALVWMVAAATLTVGCAGGRTSQVQTLRAPVGTAAVIGQQLEEGNQLFAQADWEGAKRVYLATIQADPALAEAHYNLALVLERQGDKVEARKHYVAAANLAPGNKVIWNAPPLRKYDGDLELKKKSFMDASPR